From Treponema rectale, one genomic window encodes:
- a CDS encoding cobalamin-dependent protein (Presence of a B(12) (cobalamin)-binding domain implies dependence on cobalamin itself, in one of its several forms, or in some unusual lineages, dependence on a cobalamin-like analog.): MEALPPRIKPVITSGTSAGIIKPAPDAAPKKEEKSNNTDSKTAESRLTSTVPEEAELIEIIEKGFKDKAPASTSRLLQDHKAEEIINNCIVPALDNVGKDFEKGKKFLPQLLLSADTVSSSFAKIKESLEASGQKEQSKGTVVLATVYGDIHDIGKNIVRAMLENYGYTVIDLGKNVPVDTVVQTVIDNNIQLVGLSALMTTTVANMEETIKALRRELGKLNRTTKIVVGGAVLTEDYAKKIDADFYSKDAMETVAVAKKVFA, from the coding sequence GCCGGTAATTACCAGCGGAACTTCTGCAGGAATTATAAAACCGGCACCTGATGCAGCTCCTAAGAAAGAAGAAAAGTCTAATAATACTGACTCAAAAACAGCAGAAAGCAGACTCACAAGTACTGTCCCGGAAGAAGCGGAACTTATCGAAATAATCGAAAAAGGCTTTAAAGACAAAGCCCCGGCTTCTACATCCAGACTTCTTCAGGATCACAAGGCAGAAGAAATAATAAACAACTGTATTGTGCCTGCCCTTGATAACGTAGGAAAGGATTTTGAAAAAGGAAAAAAATTCCTGCCGCAGCTCCTTTTAAGCGCAGATACAGTAAGTTCAAGTTTCGCAAAAATAAAAGAAAGCCTGGAAGCTTCAGGACAGAAAGAACAGTCTAAGGGAACTGTAGTCCTGGCAACTGTGTACGGTGACATTCATGACATCGGAAAAAACATAGTAAGGGCAATGCTTGAAAACTACGGATACACTGTAATTGATTTAGGAAAAAACGTACCGGTAGACACTGTGGTACAGACTGTAATCGATAACAATATTCAGCTGGTAGGATTAAGTGCCCTCATGACTACAACCGTTGCAAACATGGAAGAAACCATAAAGGCACTCAGGAGGGAACTGGGCAAGCTCAACCGTACGACAAAAATAGTTGTAGGGGGCGCAGTTCTTACAGAAGACTATGCAAAGAAAATTGATGCAGACTTTTATTCAAAAGATGCAATGGAAACCGTTGCAGTTGCAAAAAAAGTTTTTGCATAA